A single Arcobacter sp. FWKO B DNA region contains:
- a CDS encoding DUF86 domain-containing protein, with amino-acid sequence MFKSNRDYKLYIQDVANECKNIKKFVENITYEEFTENIEKVYAVAKAFENIGEAVKNIPKELTSEYPEIPWSEIAKMRDVLTHHYFGVDDKVLWDTLGEDFEEFEKVINKMINKSDNKS; translated from the coding sequence ATGTTTAAGAGTAATAGAGACTATAAACTATATATTCAAGATGTAGCTAATGAGTGTAAAAATATTAAAAAATTTGTTGAAAATATAACTTATGAAGAATTCACGGAAAATATTGAAAAGGTTTATGCTGTTGCAAAAGCATTCGAGAATATCGGAGAAGCAGTAAAGAATATACCAAAAGAGCTTACATCAGAGTATCCAGAAATTCCATGGAGTGAAATAGCCAAAATGAGAGATGTTTTAACTCATCATTATTTTGGAGTAGATGATAAAGTTTTATGGGATACATTGGGTGAAGATTTTGAAGAATTTGAAAAAGTTATAAACAAAATGATAAATAAGTCAGATAATAAATCTTAG
- a CDS encoding filamentous hemagglutinin N-terminal domain-containing protein translates to MKFKQSIAIFVSFILVAEQTALYAGGIEVDTQAPSANKATLLNAPNNVPIVNIVTPNSSGLSHNKFTNFNVDNKGLILNNSKVITDTQLAGYISYNPNLTGNEAKLILNEVTSTNKTLLQGYTEVAGKSADVIIANPNGISVNGGGFINTPNATLTTGTPMLNGGVLQGFDVSKGNIIIEGSGFNGNNIDKVNLYAKALEINSKIYANELNVVTGENNILQDGTVTSKNQSGSGISIDSTLLGGIYANTITLKSTDKGIGVNLPPEVFAQNSLYLSSDGNIVVSKVLADNQINITSKSEKIKLTGDITADNITLNAGDEMSICEDKIIKGFKNIDIASKSLSNKGEINALDGIQTSVDIEESIDNQGLIGGYDLDIKAKNIDNSGALYSKNNMKVTAQNLDNSGLILSNKDIELLIQNTLTNQKDGTIYSEGNLSIASDSTKDKINTINNYGLIQSDKNIDISANTLNNTAPTPSFNNTTTSQTKTVSRGGSNDYDIVTTTIQIQSMDIPTDPALILAMGDINIDVNTLNNNYSLISSNEDIVLNANTVNNIGKVLVSTTTTVTKQYRDERYCSSSGPSGTCFNHKHRAAYRGTLTSTKTERVPMVNYGIQAKKSITGNVVTLNNISDQLSGSLSDQQILNKLNTIDTIENGVFGLQKLILVLQTNDDDIITSLNNDDIETLISQISTQDDVIAFKDNLVTLKQSVQTAIDEDTATLDILESIVSSIKSLGSVGGISHDTSEVENTISLLKNNIIQAQSYITSFEALNDTLVTITDVTNNKQELLDINSAMNNIFTQNSQLLASLDISGLNSGLENASNTLRNEVNTALDLNENIEYKIITNDEGLYKTNTNNSLSSVSGVNYSSNSSAIVDDIVLPKGKYGLFLVNKATTHPYLIESNPLFTNYNTFISSDYMLDKLDFRPEKTLKRLGDGMYETQFVNNSIIRLSGGRYLDGYSSDMEQFQGLMDNALSLQSSLGLRFGITLSKEQIAQLNKNIVWMEERVIDGQSVLVPVVYLASNNISTDGAKILANGDINLKVEDRLLNDGLIVSRGNIVVKSGSLTNENGVIVANDNMNIEVNNSLKNLSGNIVSSGDMNIKANNIQSKALSEDKTYKYQRGKQTSTLQGKSSNFISGGNITMQTQDNMTFENTNIKSNENITLTSNNGNVTISSQEKKEDYNFNLKNGYNKGSSIANIASNVDGKNVTINANRINVISSNLTSKENLTLQAQEGINIEALNDMEYKDTKIKTSKGFIGKETKKDETSKSTVISSTLNGKSINIDAQTLSIQGSTLTAEQAVIISEIMELVSLKNSEYENHFRDKSGVFTRTIASKGSVSEEIVPALIQVQEQLKFNKKDITDQLTTDNIIKTLSSEYNLTHEQINLVKATLNNQQWDDKTTSLSGLGAIIVAIVVTVITAGAGAAVVGAATTTATTAATTATLTTTIQTAVAQSLVTGVTTQLATSAITGNSFKLDTDSLIKGAVSAGVLTYANTLAYNQFDINTTPQLTNTQLAQKTLIDTTTQTAIYGGSFTDNLLFNAGNTVQGKLSNLIGDNYINGELNYATHKLAHLGSGAIGSAIRGEDLKSGALGAITGEVIGEAVGTRLTNENYYTEKEKDIIRLSSQLGTVMTASALGKDAKAALNSSIISVENNIILHAPGTFSNASDVDESFKEAVKKFYNDDELEVIDNDGKKLENNDVARQQLADKIVDRIIEIKKINPNEPIYLTGHSHGGNVQKIVTQKLVEQGHTGIVDSIMYLGTPVRNDYVTNNLALTQNASVLNVYDKDDMVQSLFGGIDNYGLKLSDYKNFPSKQLIINNSKVQNIQVESPKTSFNESFYYKFYGDHIQIDNPEVIQQIERVVNE, encoded by the coding sequence ATGAAATTTAAACAAAGTATAGCTATTTTTGTAAGTTTTATATTGGTTGCCGAACAAACTGCTTTGTATGCTGGTGGTATAGAAGTGGATACCCAAGCACCAAGTGCAAATAAAGCAACACTACTAAATGCACCAAATAATGTCCCTATAGTAAATATAGTAACCCCAAATTCAAGTGGACTTTCACATAATAAATTTACCAATTTCAATGTGGATAATAAAGGGCTTATTCTAAATAACTCAAAAGTAATAACAGATACTCAACTAGCAGGATATATATCATATAATCCAAATCTAACAGGCAATGAAGCAAAACTAATCTTAAATGAAGTAACAAGTACAAATAAAACATTGCTTCAAGGGTATACGGAAGTAGCAGGAAAAAGTGCAGATGTTATAATAGCAAATCCAAACGGTATCAGTGTAAACGGCGGTGGGTTTATAAATACTCCAAATGCAACTTTAACTACGGGTACACCTATGCTAAACGGTGGTGTTCTTCAAGGATTTGATGTAAGTAAAGGCAATATCATAATAGAAGGAAGCGGATTTAACGGTAACAATATAGATAAAGTAAATCTTTACGCTAAAGCCTTGGAAATAAATTCCAAAATTTATGCTAATGAGCTAAATGTAGTAACAGGTGAAAACAATATTTTACAAGATGGCACCGTAACATCTAAAAATCAAAGCGGAAGCGGTATATCAATAGATTCTACTTTGCTAGGAGGTATATACGCAAATACTATCACTTTAAAAAGTACGGATAAGGGTATAGGGGTAAATCTTCCTCCTGAGGTTTTTGCACAAAACTCACTGTATTTAAGTAGTGATGGAAATATAGTAGTATCAAAAGTATTAGCCGATAATCAAATAAATATAACTTCCAAAAGTGAAAAGATAAAATTAACAGGTGATATAACAGCAGATAATATAACTTTAAACGCAGGAGATGAAATGTCAATATGTGAAGATAAAATTATCAAAGGGTTTAAAAATATTGATATAGCATCAAAAAGTTTATCAAACAAAGGGGAGATAAATGCACTTGATGGTATCCAAACTTCTGTAGATATTGAAGAGAGTATTGATAATCAAGGTCTAATAGGCGGTTATGATTTGGATATCAAAGCAAAAAATATAGACAATAGTGGAGCATTGTATTCCAAAAATAATATGAAAGTTACCGCACAAAATCTTGATAACTCTGGGCTAATATTGAGTAATAAAGATATAGAACTTCTTATTCAAAATACCCTTACAAACCAAAAAGATGGTACAATATACAGTGAAGGAAATCTATCTATAGCATCTGATTCTACAAAGGATAAGATAAATACAATCAACAACTACGGACTTATCCAATCGGATAAAAATATAGATATATCGGCAAATACTCTTAATAATACTGCACCCACACCGTCATTTAATAATACTACTACAAGTCAAACAAAAACAGTATCAAGGGGTGGCTCAAATGACTATGATATAGTAACTACAACTATTCAAATACAAAGTATGGATATACCTACTGATCCTGCTTTGATTTTGGCAATGGGTGATATAAATATAGATGTAAATACTTTAAATAACAACTATTCGCTTATTTCTTCCAATGAAGATATAGTGCTTAATGCAAATACGGTTAATAATATAGGAAAGGTACTAGTTTCTACCACAACAACCGTCACAAAACAATATCGTGATGAGAGATATTGTTCATCTTCTGGACCATCTGGTACTTGTTTCAATCACAAACACAGAGCTGCGTACAGAGGTACATTAACATCTACAAAAACAGAGCGAGTACCTATGGTAAACTACGGTATTCAGGCAAAAAAGAGTATTACAGGTAATGTAGTAACATTAAATAATATCAGTGACCAGCTTAGTGGTTCTTTGAGTGATCAACAAATACTTAATAAACTAAATACGATAGATACTATCGAAAATGGAGTGTTCGGCTTACAAAAACTAATATTAGTTTTACAGACAAATGATGATGATATTATAACTAGTCTAAATAATGATGATATAGAGACTTTAATATCTCAAATTAGTACACAAGATGATGTAATAGCGTTCAAAGATAATTTGGTTACTTTGAAACAAAGCGTTCAAACTGCTATTGATGAAGATACGGCTACTCTTGATATATTGGAAAGTATCGTAAGTTCTATTAAATCACTTGGAAGTGTAGGCGGTATATCTCATGATACAAGTGAGGTTGAAAACACTATTAGTTTACTAAAAAACAATATTATCCAAGCACAAAGCTATATCACTAGTTTTGAGGCACTAAATGATACTTTGGTAACCATTACCGATGTGACTAATAATAAGCAAGAATTACTAGATATAAATAGTGCTATGAATAATATCTTTACACAAAATTCACAGTTATTAGCCTCTCTTGATATAAGTGGATTAAATAGCGGTTTGGAAAATGCAAGTAATACTTTGAGAAATGAAGTGAATACTGCACTTGATTTGAATGAAAATATAGAGTATAAAATCATTACCAACGATGAAGGATTGTATAAAACTAATACTAACAATTCACTTTCATCTGTAAGTGGTGTGAATTATAGCTCAAACAGTAGTGCAATAGTGGATGATATAGTATTACCAAAGGGGAAATATGGGTTGTTTTTGGTAAATAAGGCAACCACACACCCTTATTTGATAGAATCAAATCCACTATTTACAAACTATAATACCTTTATAAGCTCTGATTATATGCTAGATAAGCTTGATTTCCGACCAGAAAAGACACTCAAACGCTTAGGTGATGGAATGTATGAGACACAATTTGTAAATAATAGCATTATCCGCTTAAGTGGAGGTAGATACTTAGATGGGTATAGTTCAGATATGGAGCAATTTCAAGGACTTATGGATAACGCACTGAGTCTTCAAAGTTCTCTTGGATTGAGGTTTGGTATAACTCTTAGTAAAGAACAAATAGCACAACTAAATAAAAATATAGTGTGGATGGAAGAAAGAGTAATAGATGGACAAAGTGTACTTGTCCCTGTAGTATATCTTGCTTCAAATAATATCTCAACCGATGGAGCAAAAATACTAGCAAATGGAGATATCAATCTTAAGGTAGAAGATAGACTTTTGAATGATGGATTGATAGTGTCAAGAGGAAATATTGTAGTTAAATCAGGTAGCCTTACCAATGAAAACGGTGTAATAGTAGCAAATGATAATATGAATATAGAAGTAAATAACTCATTAAAAAATTTAAGTGGAAATATAGTATCATCAGGTGATATGAATATAAAAGCAAATAATATCCAAAGTAAGGCTCTAAGTGAGGATAAAACATATAAATACCAACGAGGAAAACAAACCAGCACCTTGCAAGGTAAATCTTCAAATTTTATCTCAGGTGGTAATATAACTATGCAAACACAAGATAATATGACATTTGAAAATACCAATATAAAATCAAACGAGAATATAACTCTTACTTCCAATAACGGTAATGTAACCATATCCTCCCAAGAGAAAAAAGAGGATTATAACTTCAACCTAAAAAATGGATATAATAAAGGGAGTTCTATAGCAAATATAGCTTCAAATGTAGATGGTAAAAATGTAACTATAAACGCAAACCGAATAAATGTAATATCATCCAACTTAACCTCCAAAGAAAACCTAACCCTCCAAGCACAAGAAGGGATAAATATAGAAGCTTTAAATGATATGGAATATAAAGATACAAAAATAAAAACCTCAAAAGGTTTCATAGGTAAAGAAACAAAAAAAGATGAGACTTCCAAAAGTACAGTAATATCCTCAACCCTAAATGGGAAGAGTATAAACATAGATGCCCAAACACTATCTATACAAGGATCAACCCTCACAGCAGAACAAGCAGTAATAATAAGTGAAATAATGGAATTAGTATCTTTGAAAAATAGTGAATATGAAAACCACTTTAGAGATAAGTCAGGAGTATTCACCCGTACAATAGCATCTAAAGGTAGTGTTAGTGAAGAGATAGTTCCAGCATTGATACAAGTACAAGAACAGCTTAAATTTAATAAAAAAGATATAACAGACCAACTAACAACCGATAATATCATAAAAACACTTTCCTCAGAATATAACCTAACCCATGAACAAATCAACCTAGTAAAAGCAACACTCAATAACCAACAATGGGATGATAAGACAACATCCCTTTCTGGACTTGGAGCAATTATCGTAGCTATTGTTGTGACAGTTATTACAGCAGGAGCAGGAGCTGCAGTAGTAGGAGCTGCAACAACCACCGCAACAACCGCTGCAACCACAGCCACACTTACCACCACCATACAAACAGCAGTAGCCCAATCTCTAGTAACAGGAGTAACAACCCAACTAGCAACTTCAGCAATCACAGGCAATAGCTTCAAACTAGATACAGATTCACTTATCAAAGGAGCTGTAAGTGCAGGAGTACTAACTTATGCTAATACATTGGCATATAACCAGTTTGATATAAATACAACCCCACAACTAACTAATACACAACTAGCTCAAAAGACCCTAATAGATACCACAACCCAAACAGCAATCTATGGAGGAAGTTTTACAGATAATCTTCTTTTTAATGCAGGAAATACCGTACAAGGTAAGCTTTCAAATCTAATTGGAGATAATTATATAAACGGAGAGTTAAATTATGCTACCCATAAATTAGCTCACTTAGGTTCAGGAGCAATAGGTTCAGCTATAAGAGGAGAGGATTTGAAAAGTGGAGCACTAGGTGCTATTACAGGAGAAGTGATAGGGGAAGCTGTAGGGACTAGACTTACAAATGAAAATTATTATACTGAAAAAGAAAAAGATATAATAAGACTTAGTTCACAACTAGGAACAGTGATGACAGCAAGTGCATTAGGTAAAGATGCAAAGGCTGCTTTGAATAGTTCTATAATATCTGTTGAAAATAATATAATATTACATGCCCCAGGGACATTTTCAAATGCTAGTGATGTTGATGAAAGTTTTAAAGAAGCAGTTAAAAAATTCTATAATGATGATGAGTTAGAAGTGATAGATAATGACGGAAAAAAACTAGAAAATAATGATGTAGCTAGACAACAACTAGCTGATAAAATTGTAGATAGGATAATTGAGATTAAAAAAATAAACCCAAATGAACCTATATACTTAACAGGACATTCTCATGGTGGGAATGTACAAAAAATAGTTACTCAAAAGCTAGTAGAACAAGGTCACACTGGTATAGTTGATTCGATAATGTATTTGGGTACACCAGTTCGCAATGACTATGTGACTAATAATTTGGCATTAACACAAAATGCAAGTGTTTTGAATGTTTATGATAAGGACGATATGGTTCAAAGTCTATTTGGAGGAATTGATAATTATGGTTTAAAGTTATCTGATTATAAAAACTTTCCATCGAAGCAATTAATTATCAATAATTCAAAAGTACAAAATATTCAAGTTGAATCTCCTAAAACAAGTTTTAATGAAAGTTTTTATTATAAATTTTATGGAGATCATATTCAAATTGATAATCCTGAAGTTATTCAGCAAATAGAAAGGGTTGTTAATGAATAA
- a CDS encoding transposase, translating to MRLDNFIQTAMNNVLKNPVLSVLRDINFSSILKQSNFIKRDIGKSPYLIILHFLYMFIINKRISTFMKQSSDSYKKDVYYRLLKNSKYNWRKLLLLSSVKLISKLHILQKAADTRVLIIDDTVEIKRGKFIEGSCRNLWNNKEHRTVKGLNIVSLNYSDCYTDMMLDFSINYNKNQIVNVNENYFHHKSNAYKRRVEGNNSKNNLALQMVNRVLKSGIYADYLLVDSWYAKPNFIYEIKEKGLDVIARLSKSNRIWQFTGKYKTLERLYTRVKSHKSSKLGNYNSIKYSYASTTTTHKTLGRIKIVFIKTKDNLISIISTNTNLSDIEIINTYKKRWNIEQGYKDLREYFQFGKEENRIYEALIARITLSFLAYNLTSYINRINNEPQTLGELFRNLECQLETLAISMELFIKILEQLVQAQEIVKRNKDLEQIILMLRVYTKKQLGFICES from the coding sequence ATGAGACTTGATAATTTTATCCAAACTGCTATGAACAACGTATTAAAAAATCCAGTATTATCTGTTTTAAGAGATATAAATTTTAGTTCTATTTTAAAACAGAGTAATTTTATAAAAAGAGACATTGGAAAATCACCATACTTAATAATTTTACATTTTTTATATATGTTTATCATTAATAAAAGAATCTCTACATTTATGAAACAAAGCTCTGATAGCTATAAAAAGGATGTATATTATAGACTTTTGAAAAACAGTAAATATAATTGGAGAAAACTATTACTATTAAGTTCTGTAAAATTAATCTCAAAACTTCATATACTTCAAAAGGCTGCTGATACTAGAGTATTAATTATTGATGACACAGTTGAAATTAAAAGAGGAAAATTTATAGAAGGAAGCTGTAGAAATCTTTGGAATAATAAGGAACATAGAACTGTAAAAGGTTTGAATATTGTATCACTAAATTATAGTGATTGTTATACTGATATGATGTTAGATTTTTCTATTAACTACAACAAAAATCAAATTGTAAATGTTAATGAAAACTATTTTCATCATAAAAGTAATGCTTATAAACGAAGAGTTGAAGGTAATAATAGTAAAAATAATTTAGCTCTTCAAATGGTAAATAGAGTATTAAAATCTGGAATATATGCAGATTATTTACTTGTTGATAGTTGGTATGCCAAACCAAATTTTATTTATGAAATAAAAGAAAAAGGTCTTGATGTAATTGCAAGATTATCAAAATCAAATAGAATTTGGCAATTTACAGGAAAATATAAAACACTTGAAAGACTGTACACTCGAGTAAAAAGTCATAAATCTTCTAAACTAGGTAACTATAATTCTATTAAATACTCTTATGCCTCAACTACAACTACACATAAAACACTTGGTAGAATTAAAATAGTTTTTATAAAAACAAAAGATAATCTTATTTCAATTATTTCAACAAATACAAATTTATCAGATATTGAAATTATCAATACCTATAAAAAACGATGGAATATTGAACAAGGATATAAAGATTTGCGAGAGTATTTCCAATTTGGTAAAGAAGAAAATAGAATTTACGAAGCACTCATTGCTAGGATTACTCTATCTTTCCTTGCTTATAACCTTACAAGCTATATCAATCGTATCAATAATGAACCACAAACATTAGGAGAACTTTTCAGAAATTTAGAGTGTCAGCTTGAAACCCTTGCAATTTCGATGGAACTATTTATAAAAATATTAGAACAACTAGTTCAAGCCCAAGAAATTGTCAAGAGAAATAAAGATTTGGAACAGATTATCCTAATGCTCAGGGTTTACACTAAAAAACAGTTAGGTTTTATCTGCGAAAGTTGA
- a CDS encoding ShlB/FhaC/HecB family hemolysin secretion/activation protein, with amino-acid sequence MSFYIKVLLILCFSHILYASTNVVELIDKKEHFEKQKEIFENLEQKQDTYIQRYDIQKPELLEVKDEECFVVKSIKDEGITLLSNKKESLYKEYIGKCTTVTELNNLTRKLTALYMEKGYITSQVYLKPQNISHGDVILFAIEGKIKNIMPNQRYINSAFVGQKGEYLNIRNLENAIETINRLESNHAKMDLVPSDEVGYTDINIENNTTSRINGVFGINNFGTKKTGDKQGFIVLNIDNPFGINDKFTVSINSTDKHYKDENSIGNGYEYTIPFERLLTTFSYRESKYKQFVSGGINKYVSRGNTKTYSFGLNYNLFHNQSHKVTIGSNISQYRARNFLSDVLIETSSYDLSKINTMIDYLYQNTGFYSYIGFGYTKGTDWFNAHNPTELNEKYSLYTIDLSAMKRFESFAYSLSGHYQHGNNQLFSTNQISIGGHYSVRGYQKEGLSGNSGFYVRNELSLNPTVKLFDSVEQSYFVGFDYGKIQKEKDTNGGKLYSNVVGMKFKKDKLDMSVYYATPLAKKDVSKTEKFCGFSVSYRF; translated from the coding sequence ATGAGTTTTTATATAAAAGTTTTGTTGATTTTGTGTTTTAGTCACATTTTATATGCATCAACGAATGTTGTTGAATTGATTGATAAAAAAGAACATTTTGAAAAACAAAAAGAGATATTTGAAAACTTAGAGCAAAAGCAAGATACATATATCCAACGATACGATATACAAAAGCCTGAATTGCTCGAAGTTAAAGATGAAGAGTGTTTTGTTGTAAAAAGCATAAAAGATGAAGGGATTACATTACTTTCTAATAAAAAAGAGTCTTTATACAAAGAGTATATCGGAAAATGTACTACTGTGACTGAACTTAACAATTTGACTCGTAAACTGACTGCTCTTTATATGGAAAAAGGTTATATTACTTCACAAGTATATCTTAAACCTCAAAACATATCACATGGAGATGTAATACTATTTGCCATAGAAGGAAAAATAAAAAATATAATGCCAAATCAGAGGTATATAAATAGTGCTTTTGTAGGACAAAAAGGGGAATACCTTAATATTAGAAATCTTGAAAATGCTATAGAAACAATCAACCGCTTGGAAAGTAATCATGCGAAAATGGATTTGGTACCGAGTGATGAAGTGGGTTATACTGATATAAATATTGAAAATAATACTACATCAAGAATAAATGGGGTATTTGGTATTAATAATTTTGGGACAAAGAAAACAGGAGATAAACAAGGCTTTATTGTCTTAAATATTGATAATCCTTTCGGGATAAATGATAAATTTACAGTTAGTATAAATAGTACAGACAAACACTATAAAGATGAAAACTCAATAGGTAATGGTTATGAGTATACTATCCCTTTTGAAAGACTACTTACAACATTTAGCTATAGAGAAAGTAAATATAAACAATTTGTAAGTGGAGGTATCAATAAGTATGTATCAAGAGGTAATACCAAGACATATTCATTTGGACTTAATTATAACCTATTTCACAATCAATCACATAAAGTTACAATAGGTTCAAATATATCTCAATATCGAGCAAGAAACTTTTTGAGTGATGTACTTATTGAAACCTCAAGTTATGATTTATCTAAGATAAATACAATGATTGACTATTTGTATCAAAATACGGGCTTTTATTCTTATATAGGTTTTGGCTATACAAAAGGGACGGATTGGTTTAATGCACATAATCCAACAGAATTAAATGAAAAATACTCTTTATATACTATAGATTTATCTGCGATGAAACGGTTTGAGTCTTTTGCATATTCTTTGAGCGGACATTATCAACACGGTAACAATCAGCTTTTTAGTACGAACCAAATAAGTATAGGTGGACACTATAGTGTAAGAGGTTACCAAAAAGAAGGGCTTAGCGGTAATAGTGGTTTTTATGTGCGAAACGAACTTTCTTTGAACCCAACGGTGAAGTTGTTTGATAGTGTGGAACAGAGCTATTTCGTGGGATTTGATTATGGAAAAATTCAAAAAGAAAAAGATACAAACGGCGGTAAACTCTATAGTAATGTAGTAGGAATGAAATTTAAAAAAGACAAGTTAGATATGTCGGTTTATTATGCTACGCCTCTGGCAAAGAAAGATGTATCTAAAACTGAAAAATTTTGTGGTTTTTCTGTGTCTTATAGGTTTTAA